The Musa acuminata AAA Group cultivar baxijiao chromosome BXJ1-3, Cavendish_Baxijiao_AAA, whole genome shotgun sequence genome window below encodes:
- the LOC135628503 gene encoding flocculation protein FLO11-like, with protein sequence MDSTNSGSIQSSNTGENEEYDSRGESISSFNLPPPHPSPSPTTATTFQHERPSSSFIFDPLSPYLTSFPFPPPESNSLSLDSTWLKRIQPYSACTTLGAMTATRSSVSSSASPSSVQPPAQADRSSAAPRGAKKRSRASRRAPTTVLTTDTSNFRAMVQQFTGLPTPPFTSSHFPRPRLDLYNMGAAAIPPYLLRPSAQKIPSASFLPMTTTSTSSASLLDHAIASISGNTIVSINMPIRTTETSSPIGATPSSTEKCQLSLFGAQYPSTLDMQSANFISQPLLQSQTAPEYNSHSLGYAFGGLGSLLATEGMNLSHDTDVLSGWANESGQENAEPARSKTIIRNYGNPR encoded by the coding sequence ATGGATTCAACTAACAGCGGGAGCATCCAGTCTTCAAACACCGGTGAGAACGAAGAGTACGACTCTCGAGGTGAGTCCATCTCCTCCTTCAACCTCCCACCACCACATCCATCACCGTCACCAACAACTGCTACTACTTTCCAACACGAACGCCCTTCATCCTCCTTCATCTTTGATCCACTATCCCCGTACCTCACCTCCTTCCCCTTCCCACCTCCGGAGTCCAATTCTCTCAGCCTCGACTCTACATGGCTTAAAAGAATCCAACCATATTCCGCTTGCACCACCCTGGGCGCCATGACGGCCACTCGCTCCTCAGTATCATCATCAGCGAGTCCCTCCTCGGTGCAACCACCCGCGCAAGCTGATCGCTCTTCCGCCGCCCCACGAGGCGCCAAGAAGCGGTCGAGGGCGTCGAGGCGAGCCCCGACCACTGTCCTCACCACAGACACTTCCAACTTCCGCGCGATGGTGCAACAGTTCACTGGCCTACCGACACCGCCCTTCACTTCCTCCCACTTTCCCCGCCCTCGGCTTGACCTCTACAACATGGGGGCCGCCGCGATTCCCCCTTATCTCCTTAGGCCCTCTGCCCAAAAAATCCCATCTGCTTCCTTCCTTCCCATGACTACTACTTCCACCTCTTCCGCTTCACTTCTTGATCATGCTATTGCTTCTATTTCTGGGAACACCATTGTCAGCATAAACATGCCCATTAGAACTACTGAAACAAGTTCTCCAATTGGTGCTACTCCAAGCTCCACCGAGAAGTGCCAATTGTCACTCTTCGGTGCTCAGTATCCAAGCACACTCGACATGCAAAGCGCAAATTTTATCTCCCAACCCCTTCTCCAATCTCAGACCGCTCCCGAGTACAACTCACACTCCTTGGGCTACGCCTTTGGAGGCCTCGGGAGCCTGCTCGCCACCGAAGGCATGAACTTGAGCCATGATACCGATGTTCTATCCGGTTGGGCTAATGAATCAGGACAGGAGAATGCGGAACCAGCTCGATCAAAGACAATCATCAGAAACTACGGCAATCCGAGATAG